A single window of Bos javanicus breed banteng chromosome 19, ARS-OSU_banteng_1.0, whole genome shotgun sequence DNA harbors:
- the MYO1C gene encoding unconventional myosin-Ic isoform X1: MALQVELIPTGEIIRVVHPHRPCKLALGSDGVRVTMESALTARDRVGVQDFVLLENFTSEAAFIENLRRRFRENLIYTYIGPVLVSVNPYRDLQIYSRQHMERYRGVSFYEVPPHLFAVADTVYRALRTERRDQAVMISGESGAGKTEATKRLLQFYAETCPAPERGGAVRDRLLQSNPVLEAFGNAKTLRNDNSSRFGKYMDVQFDFKGAPVGGHILSYLLEKSRVVHQNHGERNFHIFYQLLEGGEEETLRRLGLERNPQSYLYLVKGQCAKVSSINDKSDWKVVRKALTVIDFTEDEVEDLLSIVASVLHLGNTHFAADEESNAQVTTENQLKYLTRLLGVEGSTLREALTHRKIIAKGEELLSPLNLEQAAYARDALAKAVYSRTFTWLVAKINRSLASKDAESPSWRSTTVLGLLDIYGFEVFQHNSFEQFCINYCNEKLQQLFIELTLKSEQEEYEAEGIAWEPVQYFNNKIICDLVEEKFKGIISILDEECLRPGEATDLTFLEKLEDTIKQHPHFLTHKLADQRTRKSLDRGEFRLLHYAGEVTYNVTGFLDKNNDLLFRNLKETMCSSENPILGQCFDRSELSDKKRPETVATQFKMSLLELVEILKSKEPAYVRCIKPNDSKQPGRFDEVLIRHQVKYLGLMENLRVRRAGFAYRRKYEAFLQRYKSLCPETWPTWTGRPQDGVTVLVRHLGYKPEEYKMGRTKIFIRFPKTLFATEDALEIRRQSLATKIQATWRGFHCRQKFLRVKRSAICIQSWWRGTLGRRKAAKRKWAAQTIRRLIQGFILRHAPRCPENAFFVDHVRTSFLLNLRRQLPRNILDTSWPTPPPALREASELLRELCRKNMVWKYCRSISPEWKQQLQQKAVASEIFKGKKDNYPQSVPRLFISTRLGADEINPRVLQALGSEPIQYAVPVVKYDRKGYKPRSRQLLLTPNAVVIVEDAKVKQRIEYTNLTGISVSSLSDSLFVLHVQREDNKQKGDVVLQSDHVIETLTKTALSADRVNNININQGSITFAGGPGRDGIIDFTPGSELLITKAKNGHLAVVAPRLNSR, from the exons GCCCTGGGCAGTGACGGGGTGCGGGTCACCATGGAGAGCGCACTGACCGCCCGTGACCGGGTGGGGGTACAGGACTTCGTGCTGCTGGAGAACTTCACCAGCGAGGCCGCCTTCATCGAGAACCTGCGACGGCGCTTCCGGGAGAACCTGATCTAC ACCTACATTGGCCCCGTGCTGGTCTCTGTCAACCCCTACCGAGACCTGCAGATCTACAGCCGACAGCACATGGAGCGTTACCGAGGCGTCAGCTTCTATGAGGTTCCACCTCACCT GTTCGCGGTGGCTGACACTGTCTATCGGGCACTGCGCACGGAGCGCCGGGACCAGGCAGTGATGATCTCTGGGGAAAGCGGGGCAGGCAAGACCGAGGCCACCAAGCGGCTGCTGCAGTTCTATGCCGAGACCTGCCCAGCCCCTGAGCGGGGTGGTGCTGTGCGGGACCGGCTGCTGCAGAGCAACCCGGTGCTGGAG GCCTTTGGCAACGCGAAGACCCTCCGGAACGATAACTCCAGCAGGTTTGGGAAGTACATGGACGTGCAGTTTGACTTCAAG GGTGCCCCCGTGGGTGGCCACATCCTCAGTTACCTCCTGGAGAAGTCCCGGGTGGTGCACCAGAATCACGGGGAGAGGAACTTCCACATCTTCTACCAGCTGCTggaggggggtgaggaggagacGCTGCGCAGGCTGGGCCTGGAACGGAACCCACAGAGCTACCTGTACCTGGTGAAG GGCCAGTGCGCCAAAGTCTCCTCCATCAACGACAAGAGTGATTGGAAGGTGGTCAGGAAGGCCCTGACTGTCATCGACTTCACCGAGGACGAGGTGGAG GACCTGTTAAGCATCGTGGCCAGCGTCCTGCATCTGGGCAACACCCACTTTGCCGCCGATGAGGAGAGCAACGCCCAGGTCACCACCGAGAACCAGCTCAAGTACCTGACCAGG CTCCTTGGTGTGGAAGGCTCAACGCTGCGGGAAGCCCTGACCCACAGGAAGATCATCGCCAAGGGCGAAGAG CTCCTGAGCCCGCTAAACCTAGAACAGGCTGCATATGCACGGGACGCCCTCGCCAAGGCTGTGTACAGTCGCACCTTTACCTGGCTGGTCGCGAAGATCAACAGGTCCCTGGCCTCCAAG GATGCCGAGAGCCCCAGCTGGCGGAGCACCACGGTCCTTGGGCTTCTGGACATTTACGGCTTTGAAGTGTTCCAGCACAACAG CTTTGAGCAGTTCTGCATCAattactgcaatgagaagctacAGCAGCTCTTCATCGAGCTCACCCTCAAGTCAGAGCAGGAGGAGTACGAGGCCGAGGGCATCGCG TGGGAACCGGTCCAGTATTTCAACAACAAGATTATCTGTGACCTGGTGGAGGAGAAGTTCAAAGGCATCATCTCCATTTTG GACGAGGAGTGTCTGCGTCCCGGGGAGGCCACGGACCTGACCTTCCTGGAGAAGCTGGAGGACACAATCAAGCAGCATCCACACTTCCTGAC GCACAAGCTGGCTGACCAGCGGACCAGGAAATCTCTGGACCGCGGGGAGTTCCGCCTCCTGCACTATGCCGGGGAGGTGACCTACAATGTGACCG GGTTTCTGGATAAAAACAACGACCTTCTTTTCCGGAACCTGAAGGAG ACCATGTGCAGCTCGGAGAACCCCATCCTGGGCCAGTGCTTCGACCGGAGTGAGCTCAGCGACAAGAAGCGGCCAGAGACG GTGGCCACCCAGTTCAAGATGAGCCTCCTGGAGCTGGTAGAGATCTTGAAGTCAAAGGAGCCTGCCTACGTCCGCTGCATCAAGCCCAATGACTCCAAGCAGCCCG GCCGCTTTGATGAGGTGCTAATCCGGCACCAGGTGAAGTACCTAGGGCTGATGGAGAACCTGCGTGTGCGCAGAGCCGGCTTTGCCTACCGCCGCAAATACGAGGCTTTCCTGcagag GTACAAGTCACTGTGCCCAGAGACATGGCCCACGTGGACAGGACGGCCCCAGGATGGGGTGACTGTGCTGGTCAGGCACCTGGGCTACAAGCCGGAAGAGTACAAGATGGGCAG GACCAAGATCTTCATCCGCTTCCCCAAGACCCTGTTTGCCACAGAGGACGCCTTGGAGATCCGACGACAGAGCCTGG CCACGAAGATCCAGGCCACCTGGAGGGGCTTTCACTGCCGGCAGAAATTCCTCCGGGTGAAGCGATCAG CGATCTGCATCCAGTCGTGGTGGCGAGGAACGCTGGGCCGGAGGAAGGCGGCCAAGAGGAAGTGGGCGGCACAGACCATCCGGCG gctcATCCAGGGCTTCATCCTGCGCCATGCGCCCCGTTGCCCTGAGAATGCCTTCTTCGTGGACCATGTGCGCACCTCTTTTCTGCTCAACCTTCGACGGCAGCTGCCCCGGAATATTCTGGACACTTCTTGGCCCACGCCCCCACCTGCCCTGCGTGAG GCCTCAGAGCTGCTGCGGGAGCTGTGCCGGAAGAACATGGTGTGGAAATACTGCCGGAGCATCAGCCCTGAATGGAAGCAGCAG CTGCAGCAAAAGGCCGTTGCGAGTGAGATCTTCAAGGGCAAGAAGGACAATTACCCCCAGAGTGTCCCCAGACTCTTCATCAGCACGCGGCTTG GTGCAGATGAGATCAACCCCAGAGTGCTGCAGGCCCTGGGCTCGGAGCCCATCCAG TACGCCGTGCCCGTCGTGAAGTACGACCGCAAGGGCTACAAGCCGCGCTCCCGGCAGCTGCTGCTGACGCCCAACGCCGTGGTCATTGTGGAGGACGCCAAGGTCAAGCAGAGGATTGAGTACACCAACCTGACCG GAATCTCCGTCAGCAGCCTGAGCGACAGCCTCTTTGTGCTCCACGTGCAGCGTGAGGACAATAAGCAGAAG GGGGACGTGGTGCTGCAGAGTGACCACGTGATCGAGACCCTGACCAAGACGGCCCTCAGCGCTGACCGAGTGAACAACATCAACATCAACCAGGGCAG CATCACGTTCGCAGGGGGGCCCGGCagggatggcatcattgacttcaCACCCGGCTCGGAGCTGCTCATCACCAAGGCCAAGAACGGGCACCTGGCTGTG GTGGCCCCGCGGCTGAACTCGCGGTGA
- the MYO1C gene encoding unconventional myosin-Ic isoform X3 produces MESALTARDRVGVQDFVLLENFTSEAAFIENLRRRFRENLIYTYIGPVLVSVNPYRDLQIYSRQHMERYRGVSFYEVPPHLFAVADTVYRALRTERRDQAVMISGESGAGKTEATKRLLQFYAETCPAPERGGAVRDRLLQSNPVLEAFGNAKTLRNDNSSRFGKYMDVQFDFKGAPVGGHILSYLLEKSRVVHQNHGERNFHIFYQLLEGGEEETLRRLGLERNPQSYLYLVKGQCAKVSSINDKSDWKVVRKALTVIDFTEDEVEDLLSIVASVLHLGNTHFAADEESNAQVTTENQLKYLTRLLGVEGSTLREALTHRKIIAKGEELLSPLNLEQAAYARDALAKAVYSRTFTWLVAKINRSLASKDAESPSWRSTTVLGLLDIYGFEVFQHNSFEQFCINYCNEKLQQLFIELTLKSEQEEYEAEGIAWEPVQYFNNKIICDLVEEKFKGIISILDEECLRPGEATDLTFLEKLEDTIKQHPHFLTHKLADQRTRKSLDRGEFRLLHYAGEVTYNVTGFLDKNNDLLFRNLKETMCSSENPILGQCFDRSELSDKKRPETVATQFKMSLLELVEILKSKEPAYVRCIKPNDSKQPGRFDEVLIRHQVKYLGLMENLRVRRAGFAYRRKYEAFLQRYKSLCPETWPTWTGRPQDGVTVLVRHLGYKPEEYKMGRTKIFIRFPKTLFATEDALEIRRQSLATKIQATWRGFHCRQKFLRVKRSAICIQSWWRGTLGRRKAAKRKWAAQTIRRLIQGFILRHAPRCPENAFFVDHVRTSFLLNLRRQLPRNILDTSWPTPPPALREASELLRELCRKNMVWKYCRSISPEWKQQLQQKAVASEIFKGKKDNYPQSVPRLFISTRLGADEINPRVLQALGSEPIQYAVPVVKYDRKGYKPRSRQLLLTPNAVVIVEDAKVKQRIEYTNLTGISVSSLSDSLFVLHVQREDNKQKGDVVLQSDHVIETLTKTALSADRVNNININQGSITFAGGPGRDGIIDFTPGSELLITKAKNGHLAVVAPRLNSR; encoded by the exons ATGGAGAGCGCACTGACCGCCCGTGACCGGGTGGGGGTACAGGACTTCGTGCTGCTGGAGAACTTCACCAGCGAGGCCGCCTTCATCGAGAACCTGCGACGGCGCTTCCGGGAGAACCTGATCTAC ACCTACATTGGCCCCGTGCTGGTCTCTGTCAACCCCTACCGAGACCTGCAGATCTACAGCCGACAGCACATGGAGCGTTACCGAGGCGTCAGCTTCTATGAGGTTCCACCTCACCT GTTCGCGGTGGCTGACACTGTCTATCGGGCACTGCGCACGGAGCGCCGGGACCAGGCAGTGATGATCTCTGGGGAAAGCGGGGCAGGCAAGACCGAGGCCACCAAGCGGCTGCTGCAGTTCTATGCCGAGACCTGCCCAGCCCCTGAGCGGGGTGGTGCTGTGCGGGACCGGCTGCTGCAGAGCAACCCGGTGCTGGAG GCCTTTGGCAACGCGAAGACCCTCCGGAACGATAACTCCAGCAGGTTTGGGAAGTACATGGACGTGCAGTTTGACTTCAAG GGTGCCCCCGTGGGTGGCCACATCCTCAGTTACCTCCTGGAGAAGTCCCGGGTGGTGCACCAGAATCACGGGGAGAGGAACTTCCACATCTTCTACCAGCTGCTggaggggggtgaggaggagacGCTGCGCAGGCTGGGCCTGGAACGGAACCCACAGAGCTACCTGTACCTGGTGAAG GGCCAGTGCGCCAAAGTCTCCTCCATCAACGACAAGAGTGATTGGAAGGTGGTCAGGAAGGCCCTGACTGTCATCGACTTCACCGAGGACGAGGTGGAG GACCTGTTAAGCATCGTGGCCAGCGTCCTGCATCTGGGCAACACCCACTTTGCCGCCGATGAGGAGAGCAACGCCCAGGTCACCACCGAGAACCAGCTCAAGTACCTGACCAGG CTCCTTGGTGTGGAAGGCTCAACGCTGCGGGAAGCCCTGACCCACAGGAAGATCATCGCCAAGGGCGAAGAG CTCCTGAGCCCGCTAAACCTAGAACAGGCTGCATATGCACGGGACGCCCTCGCCAAGGCTGTGTACAGTCGCACCTTTACCTGGCTGGTCGCGAAGATCAACAGGTCCCTGGCCTCCAAG GATGCCGAGAGCCCCAGCTGGCGGAGCACCACGGTCCTTGGGCTTCTGGACATTTACGGCTTTGAAGTGTTCCAGCACAACAG CTTTGAGCAGTTCTGCATCAattactgcaatgagaagctacAGCAGCTCTTCATCGAGCTCACCCTCAAGTCAGAGCAGGAGGAGTACGAGGCCGAGGGCATCGCG TGGGAACCGGTCCAGTATTTCAACAACAAGATTATCTGTGACCTGGTGGAGGAGAAGTTCAAAGGCATCATCTCCATTTTG GACGAGGAGTGTCTGCGTCCCGGGGAGGCCACGGACCTGACCTTCCTGGAGAAGCTGGAGGACACAATCAAGCAGCATCCACACTTCCTGAC GCACAAGCTGGCTGACCAGCGGACCAGGAAATCTCTGGACCGCGGGGAGTTCCGCCTCCTGCACTATGCCGGGGAGGTGACCTACAATGTGACCG GGTTTCTGGATAAAAACAACGACCTTCTTTTCCGGAACCTGAAGGAG ACCATGTGCAGCTCGGAGAACCCCATCCTGGGCCAGTGCTTCGACCGGAGTGAGCTCAGCGACAAGAAGCGGCCAGAGACG GTGGCCACCCAGTTCAAGATGAGCCTCCTGGAGCTGGTAGAGATCTTGAAGTCAAAGGAGCCTGCCTACGTCCGCTGCATCAAGCCCAATGACTCCAAGCAGCCCG GCCGCTTTGATGAGGTGCTAATCCGGCACCAGGTGAAGTACCTAGGGCTGATGGAGAACCTGCGTGTGCGCAGAGCCGGCTTTGCCTACCGCCGCAAATACGAGGCTTTCCTGcagag GTACAAGTCACTGTGCCCAGAGACATGGCCCACGTGGACAGGACGGCCCCAGGATGGGGTGACTGTGCTGGTCAGGCACCTGGGCTACAAGCCGGAAGAGTACAAGATGGGCAG GACCAAGATCTTCATCCGCTTCCCCAAGACCCTGTTTGCCACAGAGGACGCCTTGGAGATCCGACGACAGAGCCTGG CCACGAAGATCCAGGCCACCTGGAGGGGCTTTCACTGCCGGCAGAAATTCCTCCGGGTGAAGCGATCAG CGATCTGCATCCAGTCGTGGTGGCGAGGAACGCTGGGCCGGAGGAAGGCGGCCAAGAGGAAGTGGGCGGCACAGACCATCCGGCG gctcATCCAGGGCTTCATCCTGCGCCATGCGCCCCGTTGCCCTGAGAATGCCTTCTTCGTGGACCATGTGCGCACCTCTTTTCTGCTCAACCTTCGACGGCAGCTGCCCCGGAATATTCTGGACACTTCTTGGCCCACGCCCCCACCTGCCCTGCGTGAG GCCTCAGAGCTGCTGCGGGAGCTGTGCCGGAAGAACATGGTGTGGAAATACTGCCGGAGCATCAGCCCTGAATGGAAGCAGCAG CTGCAGCAAAAGGCCGTTGCGAGTGAGATCTTCAAGGGCAAGAAGGACAATTACCCCCAGAGTGTCCCCAGACTCTTCATCAGCACGCGGCTTG GTGCAGATGAGATCAACCCCAGAGTGCTGCAGGCCCTGGGCTCGGAGCCCATCCAG TACGCCGTGCCCGTCGTGAAGTACGACCGCAAGGGCTACAAGCCGCGCTCCCGGCAGCTGCTGCTGACGCCCAACGCCGTGGTCATTGTGGAGGACGCCAAGGTCAAGCAGAGGATTGAGTACACCAACCTGACCG GAATCTCCGTCAGCAGCCTGAGCGACAGCCTCTTTGTGCTCCACGTGCAGCGTGAGGACAATAAGCAGAAG GGGGACGTGGTGCTGCAGAGTGACCACGTGATCGAGACCCTGACCAAGACGGCCCTCAGCGCTGACCGAGTGAACAACATCAACATCAACCAGGGCAG CATCACGTTCGCAGGGGGGCCCGGCagggatggcatcattgacttcaCACCCGGCTCGGAGCTGCTCATCACCAAGGCCAAGAACGGGCACCTGGCTGTG GTGGCCCCGCGGCTGAACTCGCGGTGA
- the MYO1C gene encoding unconventional myosin-Ic isoform X2: MRYRASALGSDGVRVTMESALTARDRVGVQDFVLLENFTSEAAFIENLRRRFRENLIYTYIGPVLVSVNPYRDLQIYSRQHMERYRGVSFYEVPPHLFAVADTVYRALRTERRDQAVMISGESGAGKTEATKRLLQFYAETCPAPERGGAVRDRLLQSNPVLEAFGNAKTLRNDNSSRFGKYMDVQFDFKGAPVGGHILSYLLEKSRVVHQNHGERNFHIFYQLLEGGEEETLRRLGLERNPQSYLYLVKGQCAKVSSINDKSDWKVVRKALTVIDFTEDEVEDLLSIVASVLHLGNTHFAADEESNAQVTTENQLKYLTRLLGVEGSTLREALTHRKIIAKGEELLSPLNLEQAAYARDALAKAVYSRTFTWLVAKINRSLASKDAESPSWRSTTVLGLLDIYGFEVFQHNSFEQFCINYCNEKLQQLFIELTLKSEQEEYEAEGIAWEPVQYFNNKIICDLVEEKFKGIISILDEECLRPGEATDLTFLEKLEDTIKQHPHFLTHKLADQRTRKSLDRGEFRLLHYAGEVTYNVTGFLDKNNDLLFRNLKETMCSSENPILGQCFDRSELSDKKRPETVATQFKMSLLELVEILKSKEPAYVRCIKPNDSKQPGRFDEVLIRHQVKYLGLMENLRVRRAGFAYRRKYEAFLQRYKSLCPETWPTWTGRPQDGVTVLVRHLGYKPEEYKMGRTKIFIRFPKTLFATEDALEIRRQSLATKIQATWRGFHCRQKFLRVKRSAICIQSWWRGTLGRRKAAKRKWAAQTIRRLIQGFILRHAPRCPENAFFVDHVRTSFLLNLRRQLPRNILDTSWPTPPPALREASELLRELCRKNMVWKYCRSISPEWKQQLQQKAVASEIFKGKKDNYPQSVPRLFISTRLGADEINPRVLQALGSEPIQYAVPVVKYDRKGYKPRSRQLLLTPNAVVIVEDAKVKQRIEYTNLTGISVSSLSDSLFVLHVQREDNKQKGDVVLQSDHVIETLTKTALSADRVNNININQGSITFAGGPGRDGIIDFTPGSELLITKAKNGHLAVVAPRLNSR; the protein is encoded by the exons ATGCGCTACCGGGCGTCG GCCCTGGGCAGTGACGGGGTGCGGGTCACCATGGAGAGCGCACTGACCGCCCGTGACCGGGTGGGGGTACAGGACTTCGTGCTGCTGGAGAACTTCACCAGCGAGGCCGCCTTCATCGAGAACCTGCGACGGCGCTTCCGGGAGAACCTGATCTAC ACCTACATTGGCCCCGTGCTGGTCTCTGTCAACCCCTACCGAGACCTGCAGATCTACAGCCGACAGCACATGGAGCGTTACCGAGGCGTCAGCTTCTATGAGGTTCCACCTCACCT GTTCGCGGTGGCTGACACTGTCTATCGGGCACTGCGCACGGAGCGCCGGGACCAGGCAGTGATGATCTCTGGGGAAAGCGGGGCAGGCAAGACCGAGGCCACCAAGCGGCTGCTGCAGTTCTATGCCGAGACCTGCCCAGCCCCTGAGCGGGGTGGTGCTGTGCGGGACCGGCTGCTGCAGAGCAACCCGGTGCTGGAG GCCTTTGGCAACGCGAAGACCCTCCGGAACGATAACTCCAGCAGGTTTGGGAAGTACATGGACGTGCAGTTTGACTTCAAG GGTGCCCCCGTGGGTGGCCACATCCTCAGTTACCTCCTGGAGAAGTCCCGGGTGGTGCACCAGAATCACGGGGAGAGGAACTTCCACATCTTCTACCAGCTGCTggaggggggtgaggaggagacGCTGCGCAGGCTGGGCCTGGAACGGAACCCACAGAGCTACCTGTACCTGGTGAAG GGCCAGTGCGCCAAAGTCTCCTCCATCAACGACAAGAGTGATTGGAAGGTGGTCAGGAAGGCCCTGACTGTCATCGACTTCACCGAGGACGAGGTGGAG GACCTGTTAAGCATCGTGGCCAGCGTCCTGCATCTGGGCAACACCCACTTTGCCGCCGATGAGGAGAGCAACGCCCAGGTCACCACCGAGAACCAGCTCAAGTACCTGACCAGG CTCCTTGGTGTGGAAGGCTCAACGCTGCGGGAAGCCCTGACCCACAGGAAGATCATCGCCAAGGGCGAAGAG CTCCTGAGCCCGCTAAACCTAGAACAGGCTGCATATGCACGGGACGCCCTCGCCAAGGCTGTGTACAGTCGCACCTTTACCTGGCTGGTCGCGAAGATCAACAGGTCCCTGGCCTCCAAG GATGCCGAGAGCCCCAGCTGGCGGAGCACCACGGTCCTTGGGCTTCTGGACATTTACGGCTTTGAAGTGTTCCAGCACAACAG CTTTGAGCAGTTCTGCATCAattactgcaatgagaagctacAGCAGCTCTTCATCGAGCTCACCCTCAAGTCAGAGCAGGAGGAGTACGAGGCCGAGGGCATCGCG TGGGAACCGGTCCAGTATTTCAACAACAAGATTATCTGTGACCTGGTGGAGGAGAAGTTCAAAGGCATCATCTCCATTTTG GACGAGGAGTGTCTGCGTCCCGGGGAGGCCACGGACCTGACCTTCCTGGAGAAGCTGGAGGACACAATCAAGCAGCATCCACACTTCCTGAC GCACAAGCTGGCTGACCAGCGGACCAGGAAATCTCTGGACCGCGGGGAGTTCCGCCTCCTGCACTATGCCGGGGAGGTGACCTACAATGTGACCG GGTTTCTGGATAAAAACAACGACCTTCTTTTCCGGAACCTGAAGGAG ACCATGTGCAGCTCGGAGAACCCCATCCTGGGCCAGTGCTTCGACCGGAGTGAGCTCAGCGACAAGAAGCGGCCAGAGACG GTGGCCACCCAGTTCAAGATGAGCCTCCTGGAGCTGGTAGAGATCTTGAAGTCAAAGGAGCCTGCCTACGTCCGCTGCATCAAGCCCAATGACTCCAAGCAGCCCG GCCGCTTTGATGAGGTGCTAATCCGGCACCAGGTGAAGTACCTAGGGCTGATGGAGAACCTGCGTGTGCGCAGAGCCGGCTTTGCCTACCGCCGCAAATACGAGGCTTTCCTGcagag GTACAAGTCACTGTGCCCAGAGACATGGCCCACGTGGACAGGACGGCCCCAGGATGGGGTGACTGTGCTGGTCAGGCACCTGGGCTACAAGCCGGAAGAGTACAAGATGGGCAG GACCAAGATCTTCATCCGCTTCCCCAAGACCCTGTTTGCCACAGAGGACGCCTTGGAGATCCGACGACAGAGCCTGG CCACGAAGATCCAGGCCACCTGGAGGGGCTTTCACTGCCGGCAGAAATTCCTCCGGGTGAAGCGATCAG CGATCTGCATCCAGTCGTGGTGGCGAGGAACGCTGGGCCGGAGGAAGGCGGCCAAGAGGAAGTGGGCGGCACAGACCATCCGGCG gctcATCCAGGGCTTCATCCTGCGCCATGCGCCCCGTTGCCCTGAGAATGCCTTCTTCGTGGACCATGTGCGCACCTCTTTTCTGCTCAACCTTCGACGGCAGCTGCCCCGGAATATTCTGGACACTTCTTGGCCCACGCCCCCACCTGCCCTGCGTGAG GCCTCAGAGCTGCTGCGGGAGCTGTGCCGGAAGAACATGGTGTGGAAATACTGCCGGAGCATCAGCCCTGAATGGAAGCAGCAG CTGCAGCAAAAGGCCGTTGCGAGTGAGATCTTCAAGGGCAAGAAGGACAATTACCCCCAGAGTGTCCCCAGACTCTTCATCAGCACGCGGCTTG GTGCAGATGAGATCAACCCCAGAGTGCTGCAGGCCCTGGGCTCGGAGCCCATCCAG TACGCCGTGCCCGTCGTGAAGTACGACCGCAAGGGCTACAAGCCGCGCTCCCGGCAGCTGCTGCTGACGCCCAACGCCGTGGTCATTGTGGAGGACGCCAAGGTCAAGCAGAGGATTGAGTACACCAACCTGACCG GAATCTCCGTCAGCAGCCTGAGCGACAGCCTCTTTGTGCTCCACGTGCAGCGTGAGGACAATAAGCAGAAG GGGGACGTGGTGCTGCAGAGTGACCACGTGATCGAGACCCTGACCAAGACGGCCCTCAGCGCTGACCGAGTGAACAACATCAACATCAACCAGGGCAG CATCACGTTCGCAGGGGGGCCCGGCagggatggcatcattgacttcaCACCCGGCTCGGAGCTGCTCATCACCAAGGCCAAGAACGGGCACCTGGCTGTG GTGGCCCCGCGGCTGAACTCGCGGTGA